The Populus nigra chromosome 14, ddPopNigr1.1, whole genome shotgun sequence genome has a segment encoding these proteins:
- the LOC133672565 gene encoding protein PXR1-like, which translates to MGISQGKRQETIQKERKENQRKKKKQKSRARTKQRKTQKKERKGRQGQVEAEEREGKIPSQLRQPQTTNENRREHRRSIKYQKHGNQPFAESQEQRRKKEKNVQ; encoded by the exons ATGGGGATT AGCCAAGGAAAGAGGCAGGAGACTATACAGAAGGAAAGGAAGGAgaaccagagaaaaaaaaaaaaacagaaaagcagAGCACGAACCAAACAgagaaaaacacagaaaaaggaaagaaa GGGAAGACAGGGGCAGGTTGAAGCAGAGGAAAGGGAAGGCAAAATTCCTTCACAACTTCGGCAGCCGCAAACAACAAACGAAAACCGGAGGGAGCACAGAAGATCGATCAAATACCAGAAGCACGGGAATCAACCATTCGCAGAATCACAAgaacaaagaagaaagaaggagaaaaacGTGCAGTAG